Genomic window (Accipiter gentilis chromosome 7, bAccGen1.1, whole genome shotgun sequence):
GCTAACAGGGACGCTGAGGTTTCAAGCAAGCAATTTTCCCCCAACCTTCCCATCTGATAACTCTTGGGTGCCCGGGAGAGCTCACAAACCTTTGCAGATGATGCTGGTGGGTGCCCCGGCACCCACTTGCAGCAAATGAAACAGGAGTTGGCCACTCAGTGGGTTTCGAGAAGGATGCTTTGAGAGCAGCACAGGAGTGGGATGCGGCGGTGGCAAACTAGGCACCGGCTTGGCTTTGGGCATTAGCAAGTGTTTGGCTCTGCCAGCTGGTCCAGCAGCACCCACTGATGCTGTCCTGCCCTAGGGGGGCTCCCGCTGGTTGCTGGACCCTGGCAGGATGGGTCCCACCAGCCTCAACCCAttgctggggtgacagcagggCAAGGAGGAGGTGAAGCTCAGTGCATCCCAGCAGTGTCAGAGATGCAGTTTGTGGCATGGGCAAGGCAGAAGGCGCGATGGGAGCGGCTGCAGTGTGAAGACTGTGGCTGGGTGGAGTGCGTGGGTGCAGCAGCACCTGAGGGTGCTTGGCGCTGGCCTGGGTGCAGGTCACAGGAGCTCTGGCCACgtataaagacaaagaaaagggtGGTGGAGCAGAGTGCGGGTtgaagggatggggaaaggggatGTAGAGGACGTTCCCTGGCTGGTCACAAGGGGTAGAAGGGGTTTTGGCAGCAGTGGTTGCTGCGTTGGCATCTCAGGGGTGAGCCTAGGAGAGCCCATTTCTGCCAGCTGAAATGACAGAGTGGTTTGCAACGTGCCCAGCTCATCGGCTAATCTGCAGAAGCTGAAAGCacctgagaaaataattttagggCTGGCAAATCAGGAAATCAGCATTTCCTTCTGTTCCTATCGCTTGTGATAAGAAACCAAGGCTCAAACCAAAATACGAAGCAGGGAGATGAAGAGGGGACCCCTCCCGTGGTGAATCATTGGCAGTTGGTGCCTGTGCTGGGGTGGTGGGCCACTCTCTCCATGCTGAGAGCCTGGTGACCCGTCTGCCGGCCTCCCCCATCCTTCCAGCCCCATGGCTGGGGAGCTGGGTGAGACACCAGCCGGTGTCCTACCAGCACAGCCTTTGCTCTCCATCCCCTGACCCCATGGTATGGGTGATACCCAAATACTCATGTGGTCCCTTTCCTTTGTACCCTTccaggctctgctttctccttggAGGCCAAGCCAAAGCAGAGAGCCGCCTGGGATGAAGGtcctccttctgctccttctctccccctttcAAGGTAGACTGCCCCAACCGCGTCCTGCCCCGGGACGGTGAGCCAGGTTTGGGCTGCTGGAAGTAATTGGCAACCCCCAAAAATTGGCTGGGGGAACACCAGGGGGCGTTTGCGGCTGTGGCTTCCACAGACTTGAAATGTCTTGTGGGCCGGTGTGCCTCTGGTGGGGTCTCTGGGGCAGGATGGGTTCTTTCCAGGGAAAGGAGATGTTCTCCATCCATCCTTTCTGGGGGTGGAGAGGTCCTCTGTTAGTGTCTGCTGATGTGGGTAGTGGTACCTGGGAGAGGGTGGCCCCGAGAGACAGGACGTCCTGCTgcaccaggagccctggggaatcGTCCCAGTGTGGccgtggggacactggggaggtGGCCGACATCACGCAGCCCATGCAGGACAGAATCAGGATGACTGGGGCAAAGAGCCCGGCGTGCCACGCGTGAGGCCTGCCACGGGGGTGCAGTGTTTGCTGGGGGTGGCCAACCCTCCGGCTGAACCGGTGTCTCTGTGCACTTGTGCAACGCAGGGGTGGGAGCCAGCAGCCGTCGGGAAGAGGACTTCCGCTTCTGCGGTGACCGAAACCAGACCCAGAGCAGCTCCGTCATCTACGAACATGGCCCCGCCACCATCTCCATTGAGAACACGGCCCAGGCGCTGATCATAAAAAGGCCCTTTTTGCCAAACAGGAGAAACTCTTACTACAAGTACAGCTTGCCCCCTGCTTTGGGCAGGTACCGCTTCTGCGTCTACTGGTTCAAGGCCAACAGGACCCTGCGGCTGGTGTATGGGAAGCAGAGCTTCCTCCTGGGTGGAGACCAGTCCAGCAGCATCGCCCGGGGGAAGGAGAGTCAGAAGACTGAAAGAACCAACACCTCCATCTTCAATGTGTCCTACATCTCAAAGGGCGGGAAGAACACCTCCCTTGACAGTGCATCTGAATACTTCTTCCCCGGTAAAGGCAATTCAATGTTACTTTAATGAAATAAAGGGTTTGTTTCATCCCCAGCCCATTCTCTAGCCATCAGCAGAGCATTGGTGGTGTCCCAGTATGTGCTACGGTATGATGATGTGAAGACATAGCTGAAGGATGATGGAAGGGAACACAGGTTTGCTTGAAGGAGCCCAGAGGCAGCCTGTGGTACCCAGGCTCCCTAGAGATGAAGATGGAGATCTTCAAAAGTGTTTTGCCCCCTAAAATCCTGGGAAATAGTGTGCTTTGCAGAGGTGTCCAAGGGTCCTGTCTGCAATGCTAGGCACCTAGCTAGCCTCAGCCAGCCTGCTCCCAATGGCCGCAGCAGGAGCCGAGCTCTGGGCGGCAGGGGAAGCCCTCTGGGTTGGGGTCTCCGTCAGCTCCCCAGGCTTGGGGTCACCTTGAAGCCCTCTGCTTTCTGCTCCCACCAGGGCTGCGCCTGGTTGGTTTGGGGCACAGGGAAGCTGGCTCTGCCCATGCGTTTCATGGCATTTCCTTTTGTGTGCCCATCAGCCTCTCCAGAGAGGATGCCTGTCTGGGAGCAAGACGTGGAGGACCAGCTCACTGCTTTGGACAGCCTCATTGCCCAGCCCCTGGCACTGGCCACGGGAGCCATGGAGCAGCGGATGCTTCGGCGGTGAGTTCACAGCTCTGCCATTCCCGCTGCCACCGATGCGGTGCCCGCTGCATCCCGCTCACTGTGCCCCTTGCTTGACAGCAAACTTGGGGAGCTGGAGGAGACACTGGCCAGGGTGGAGCTCGAAGGGCAGAACCAGACCTTTGGAAAGGCCACCGTGCATGCGACTGTCCTGAGGGTCCAGCCCACTCAGGCTCCTCAGCACCTGGCCTTTGCTTCCCAAAGAGAGGtgggtcctgggcagcctgccctGGTGGTCTTGGCCCACTGGCATCCTCTCCCAACTTCTCTCCTGATGAGTCTCTCCTTGCAGGAGGGTGGAGAGGTCCATGGGTTCACAGTGGACCTGCCAAGCAGCCTGTTCATGGTGGCGaagaagagggaggagggggtggaGCACAGGGTGCTCCTCATGGACATCAACAGCCAGACCATGTTCCAGGTAACGCCCATGCGTGTCGCATGGTGGGGTGTCCCCGCTGTGCTGGGGGTGCTCGCTCGGAGAAGATGCTTCAAAGATGAGCTAGAAGCTTGATGGGGAAAGAGGCATGGGACCTCCTTCTTGGGGACTCTCACCCACCTCAGGCCTGGCAGTTCTCCCTTCCCACACTGCCACCGCCTCCTCTTCTTCTCCAACAGGATGAAAACAGCAGCCATGTCCTGGGTGACAAGGTGGTGGGCATCTCCCTGGTGGACATGGTGGTGGCCAACCTCTCCGACCCAGTGGTCCTCACTTTCTTCCATGACCAGCTGCCGGTAGGTGGAGAAACAGCCTCATTGAACCTGATCCCACCAGGAATGGAGGGGCAAGGAGGGCTCAAGCCCTGCCAGCTTAGAAAGTGGTCATAATCCAGCAGGTCCATGCCCTTGGCCTGCCTGTACGGGGTCTGCTATGTCTTCTGGGGCTGTGTCGTGACCATGGCTTCACTGTATGCACTGGTGGTGGCACTGCCTGTGCCTGTCCAGGAGATGCTGCTTTGCAGATATGTTACCTCCAGCACAATCTTCAGGGCTGGGGGACACTTTGAGTTAACAGTCCCTTGGCTCATTCATGGACCTGTCAGGTGCCTGCTCAAAGCTGAACCCCTTGTTTGAAAAAGGGGACCTGGGAGGAGGTATCTGCTCTGCAAGCTGCCAAGAGAATGATCTTTGACTGGAGCCCACTCCCATGATACGGGACGGTTTGTCTCCTGAGACTGTCTCACCTCCTGCCCCATGTTCTCCCCTATCAAAAGTGCTGGCCAGGCAACAAACCCACTGCTGCACCCTGATCAGGGCCCGTGGTTTTGTCATTGCAGAGGAATGTGACCCCGCTGTGCGTCTTCTGGCAGGAGGACACCACCGGTGAGTGCTCCTGCGCTTGGGTGTGAAGCCAGGCGCTGCCTTTGCTCCTTTTGCAGGGTACCACAGACCCACTGGTAAGGGTAAAAGTCGCTCTGCACCTCCCTTTCTTGCTCCAGCTCCATAAACCTTTCCTGCAGGCTTGATTTCAGGTTTTTCCCTCCGTAGCTAACCTAAGAGCTTTCTCCCTCCCTAGGGATAGGTCCTGATGCTGAGGGTGCTATCTGAGTGTGTGTACTTGGCATGGGACAAGCTGGGACCCCCACCTTTGTCCTCCCCCTTGCCATGGACACCTTGCCCTGAAGATCCACAAACCCCACGCAGATGTTCCTGCTGCTCACCAGccgctctctctttctcttgcgCAGCCAGCTCTGGGAGCTGGGACAGCTACGGTTGTACAACAGTGATGGGAGGCAGCCAGACAGACTGCAGATGCAACCACCTCACCTACTTTGCCGTGctgatggtgggtaacaccttcCCGCAGCTCTACATCATTCCCACCAGCTGTTCTTCCTCACCATCTCTCgttcctccttctcctcaggTATCCTCCGCGGAGATTGCTTACATACACAGGGATTACCTGAGTGTCATAACCTACATTGGCTGCCTGATCTCAGCTTTGGCATCTATTTGCACCATCTTCTTCCTCTACTTCAGGTACAGTCTGACAGTTCACCCCACTACACCTGGGTAGGCACAAGCTCTCCAGATGCAGTTGGTGGCCTGGCTAGAAGCATGGTAAAGGAGACATTCTTGACGAAAACAGAGTTCTCTCTAGAAACCACCCCCTTGGCCAGGTATCCTGCAGGGCACTCAAAAACACTGGCTGTTTTCAATGATTTTGGAAATCAGCTTGGTGGTTGTTACGGATCTGGCAAGCAGAAGCCTGCAAAGATCTTTTCAAGGGCCCGGTGGAGAACACAAGTGTTTTCTCCTGAGTCATGTCACTGATCCTACGTGGATGATTCAGAGCTGAAATGATGTCGCTCCCTACGGTCCATGGCCTAGATCTGAAATGCAGGGTCAGCTGCAGGGACCTGAATTTGCACATGTAGCAGGGGGTCCCACCCGTGGGGTTAGGCTCTCAGCCCCTGACAGCACCAGAGCTCCTGGCTCTTCTGGCTGGGGCGAGTTGCCCCATGCAGAGCTATGGGGTATTGTGGGGCCCCAAGGATGCTGGTCAGGTGTGGTGGTGAGGTCTCCCCACCTTGATTCTCCAGAAGCAAGCAGCGAGACCAGATCACGAGCATGCACATCCACATGAACCTGCTGGGTGCCATCTTCCTCCTGGACGTCACCTTCCTCATCTCTGAGCATTTGGCTTCCAGCAGCAGTGAGGCggtctgcagagctggggggctgTTCCTGCACTTCTCCCTCCTGAGCTGTCTTACCTGGATGGGCATCGAGGGCTACAACCTCTACCGGCTTGTGATTGAAGTCTTCAATGCCTACCATGACCACTTCCTCCTCAAGCTCTgcctggtgggctggggtgagcaTGGGGGAGGCAGAGATGCCCTGAGGGCATgggccactggggggggggggcacctgggtGGGTCTTTCTCACCATATACAGTGCCTGGATGGGGATGGAGACGCAGCTGTGGGGAAGCAGATGTCTGAAAGCAGAGGGGTCTCTGTCAAAAGACTTGGTAGAGGAGACAGTGACTGAGAGCAGAAGCTGGTGCTAGAGCAAGGGTGGATCACTGTGGAAGTCACCCAGCAAGGGAGGCATGTGAGAGCCACTGCTTGGGGTCTTTAAATAGTAATGGGATCCtctctttctgaaagaaacatcCAGGACAGCCCAGAGAGATGGGCTTGATGCAGGAAGCACCCACACATCTCTGCCGTGCTTTGGGCAGGAGGCTGTGGTAGGAAGATCTCATGATCTTTTGTGGCCTAAAATTCCACAGCCCTGGGAGACCCCCGGCTGGGGTCAGGGTAGCACAGCTCACTCCTGGGCCGGGGCTTATGCCAGGCGTCCTTGTTGTGTGAGCCATCCTCAGTTCCGTCTTGGGAGGGGGGACATTGGTTTGTACTCTATACGGGGAGAAAGGGGCAACAAGTCCTTCCAGAAGGTCCAAGGGCCAGGGACTAGGGCAGCTGCTTCACTCTGTTCTTGCCACCCAGGACTCCCCTTCTTCTGCGTGACGCTGATCTTTCTGGCTAGCTGGACGAACTACGGCCCCTTCTCCATTCCTGTCTATGAATCTGTTGGTGGCAAATCCACCAATGCAACCATGTAAGTCATGGGAAATGGGTTGCCTGCTCCCTGGTCTTAAAGTCAACTGGCTAAACCTTCACCGTGTCCTACAGGCTTTCCTTAGCCCAGCTGTGGCTTCTCCAGAGCTTtgggcagggtggggtgggggacacacaccccGCCCCCAGTGTAACTAAGCTGGGCGCTGGGTTTGCACCACACGTTCCTGCTTCCCCCGACCCCTCCAACTCATGTCCCCGTGGGATGACA
Coding sequences:
- the ADGRG1 gene encoding adhesion G-protein coupled receptor G1, giving the protein MKVLLLLLLSPFQGVGASSRREEDFRFCGDRNQTQSSSVIYEHGPATISIENTAQALIIKRPFLPNRRNSYYKYSLPPALGRYRFCVYWFKANRTLRLVYGKQSFLLGGDQSSSIARGKESQKTERTNTSIFNVSYISKGGKNTSLDSASEYFFPASPERMPVWEQDVEDQLTALDSLIAQPLALATGAMEQRMLRRKLGELEETLARVELEGQNQTFGKATVHATVLRVQPTQAPQHLAFASQREEGGEVHGFTVDLPSSLFMVAKKREEGVEHRVLLMDINSQTMFQDENSSHVLGDKVVGISLVDMVVANLSDPVVLTFFHDQLPRNVTPLCVFWQEDTTASSGSWDSYGCTTVMGGSQTDCRCNHLTYFAVLMVSSAEIAYIHRDYLSVITYIGCLISALASICTIFFLYFRSKQRDQITSMHIHMNLLGAIFLLDVTFLISEHLASSSSEAVCRAGGLFLHFSLLSCLTWMGIEGYNLYRLVIEVFNAYHDHFLLKLCLVGWGLPFFCVTLIFLASWTNYGPFSIPVYESVGGKSTNATICWITSPLIHNVVNLGFFSLVFLFNSVMLGAMVREILRQNKKGHKLKHVLALFGLSILLGIPWALVFFSFTSGVFRLVSLYIFTIINSLQGFLIFLWYWTMVLQARKSPDSQSSSDSIKLQPNSS